ACGACTTCGACTCGGGCAGCTTTCGACTAACCAACGTGCTACAGAAGAAGCTCCCCAATTCGGCCGACCTTGCCAACGGGGCGAGACGAGATCAGACACAAATGATGGCCCAGAAGAAGGACGTCATGGACGCTCGCGCTGTACCTGGCAACGCCGGGAAGAATGATGGAAAGGGTGCTAATGGTAATTGAGGGACCACATGCATACACACTCTGCAAGGCCTTGAAACTGATCTTTTTCGTAGGCAATCGATCCGGTTTCAAGACAGATGCCTCCATTTCTAACTCGCGACTCGGTGCTGGTCGTGCTCTTCAACCCTGGACCGCACCCCCTGACACCACAACTGACCTTAGCCTTGAAAGTTCCAAAGAAGATGTCCGCGGTTGGGATCAGTTCGCAACCCACGAGAGGATGTTTGGAAACAAGTCCACTTATGATGAGAGAATTTACACGACCGAGATCGACAGGAGCCACCCCAATTACGAGCAGAGAATCGCTCAAGCGGACAAGATTGCGCGCCAGATCGAAGGAGAGGCACCCAAATTTGCCCATGTCGCCGAGGAGCGCATTATGGActttggtggcggcggtgatggcagggatgaagaggagaagtACGTCAAGCACACAGGCATAGCCGCCGGTGACAATTCCGAGCTGACCCCCTCCCAGATACAGCGGTGTTGCCCGCCAGGACTTCCCTCCGTTGAGCAGCAACCGTGAGAATAAGTACACCCCACCAGCTCGGCGGGCTCCTACCGGTCAGTCAACAGTCAAGGGTGCTCCAGTGGACCCTGCTATCATTTCATCGCAATTGAAGGGTGCCCTGGCTTCTACCCAGCCCACGCCCAAGGTCGAGGATGTCAAGTCTCCTGCCGCCACGCCCACACCAGCCCAACCGGCTGTggacaaggctgccgagccCAAGGCGGAAAGCAAAGCTTCTGAGAAAGCTCCAGAGACCAAGCCCGATGTATCCGCAGCCCCCCCCAAGGCAGACCCCAAGGAGACTGTCGCTGCTCGGTCCTCGACTGCCACGGCTCGTGTTGGCTTCCCAGGTGCGGGTAGGGCGGGTGGCCCAAGCGCTGCAAACAACGTCGAGCGAGAAGTACTCAATGCTTTCAAGCAATTTTCCatcaaggagaggaagcagGCCGATGCTGCCCGGCACAGCAAGGCCAGAGTTGACAAGGAGGTCAAGTTGACCGAGTTGAAAAAGTTCTCCAAGGACTTCAAGCTGTCCACTCCCGTGCCGAAGGACTTGATCCCCATCATTGCGAAGGACCCCGTCAAGCAGCAGGAGATCCAGGAGAAGGCGATTCAAAATGCGGCCGAGATTGCCAGGAAGAAACAAGAGGCTGCTGCCAAAGAGAAGGAGTCTGCGGCCGCCAAGGTCAACCAAGCCAAGACGCCAGCCGAGCAGTCGAATGCCTCGACGCCCGCCGCGACGACTGATTCTCGCGCCAGCTCTCGCCCTACGGCTCCCCAACACTCCAACTCATCCGGTGCCCCCGGTCGCCATCCCGGAGGTCGCGCCTCTTACCATAACAGCAATGGGATCCAGCCTCCCTATGGCCAGTACAACCGGAACGGCCGCGGTGCTCAGCTTCCTCCCGGCGCTCAGGCTACCGGTCAGCTGGCCCAGCGTCTGAGAAATGTCGAGCAGCAAAAGATGCAGCACCCTCATATGgctcaacaccctcagccGGATATGCGTCTACCACCAACCGGTCCTGCTAACAATGGCGACCCCAACTACGGTCGTCGCATCAGCGGTGTGCCGCCGACCTATCTCGGTCCCAAGCTCAATCCTAACACCCAGGAGTTCAGACCCAATGCATTTGCACAACCCTTCAACCCGAtgaaccccatcaaccccatcaaccccattAACGCGGTCATCCCCAGCCAGGCCTCCAGCCCTCGTGCTTCGGTGAACATGATGGAAGTTCCCATCAtggctcctccagctccggcGAAGGGCCAGCTGGTCCGCCGCAAGACAAAGGCGATTGATATCAAGAAGTGTCTTGTCCTTTCCAACATGGAGACTATTCAGCCTCCGACCAATCCCAAGAAGACCTGGGAGGAGAATGACGGTTTCAGACCCGCCTTTGACCACCCTCCCACTTGGCGTGCGGTTGACCcggagaaggaagagccCAAAGACTCTACCATGAGCATGACCTATAATGAGTATTTCGAGAAGGTGCCGCGAGCTGGTGCGACCGTCGCCACTCCCAACCCAACGCATGCCATGCCCCAAATCCcgcaccaacaccagctgCCACCCTATCTGCAGCACGGGGGCCAGGGCATGGCTCCTCGCCAATCGCCCCACATGCCCCCGATGCAGATGCAGACCGGCCAGCACGGACATGGACCACATGGACCGTACAACCCCGACGATC
The window above is part of the Podospora bellae-mahoneyi strain CBS 112042 chromosome 3, whole genome shotgun sequence genome. Proteins encoded here:
- the PBP1 gene encoding poly(A)-binding protein binding protein (EggNog:ENOG503NVG9; COG:A; BUSCO:EOG09262HQM), with amino-acid sequence MEDRSSTPSQSTSADVKSPTQRPLYSSKLGDQRKEVTPSGQTARQTPPVTKAWTPASRNPVTGRSQPPQAGFNSQNRQSVTNSLREGQRVRVRYSPGAEFSGTCSNDFDSGSFRLTNVLQKKLPNSADLANGARRDQTQMMAQKKDVMDARAVPGNAGKNDGKGANGNRSGFKTDASISNSRLGAGRALQPWTAPPDTTTDLSLESSKEDVRGWDQFATHERMFGNKSTYDERIYTTEIDRSHPNYEQRIAQADKIARQIEGEAPKFAHVAEERIMDFGGGGDGRDEEENGVARQDFPPLSSNRENKYTPPARRAPTGQSTVKGAPVDPAIISSQLKGALASTQPTPKVEDVKSPAATPTPAQPAVDKAAEPKAESKASEKAPETKPDVSAAPPKADPKETVAARSSTATARVGFPGAGRAGGPSAANNVEREVLNAFKQFSIKERKQADAARHSKARVDKEVKLTELKKFSKDFKLSTPVPKDLIPIIAKDPVKQQEIQEKAIQNAAEIARKKQEAAAKEKESAAAKVNQAKTPAEQSNASTPAATTDSRASSRPTAPQHSNSSGAPGRHPGGRASYHNSNGIQPPYGQYNRNGRGAQLPPGAQATGQLAQRLRNVEQQKMQHPHMAQHPQPDMRLPPTGPANNGDPNYGRRISGVPPTYLGPKLNPNTQEFRPNAFAQPFNPMNPINPINPINAVIPSQASSPRASVNMMEVPIMAPPAPAKGQLVRRKTKAIDIKKCLVLSNMETIQPPTNPKKTWEENDGFRPAFDHPPTWRAVDPEKEEPKDSTMSMTYNEYFEKVPRAGATVATPNPTHAMPQIPHQHQLPPYLQHGGQGMAPRQSPHMPPMQMQTGQHGHGPHGPYNPDDHRMMHSNSAQSFASPRMGQVPMAYPPSVNAPGQMPYGQPVMPQYMNPGAPQMGQFRSFSNNPQFMPQQPHHMGGPMMGQPPFMPPNGMAVPGPMYPVSGPPFMPPGAVAPQPMVGSNGFPSPGRSAAAPMMAHQGSHQGQPAVYGMSPAMTYQQPAYTPQQGQGKFSGQRPPQ